AAAGTGCATTGCTAATTAGTAACAAGTTTATATGGACAAGCCGTATAACAGTAATTGGTTTTGGATACAAACCATACTTAGGTTGGcagtttaaacataaatatctttttttttatagCAGGGCGACAGTAAGTTAGTGTTCAAGttttataaacgtttatttcGAAGTTACGAACATAATTTTCTATATAATGCAAATAGAATGGAATAATAAAAGTGTTAAAGAAGGAACTGCTTTCTAATTCAGTTCAATGCATTTTGTTTCTGTAGATGCGATTGCTAACTTACTGCACGTGGCTTTACACATAAAGTGCGGTGATGTGACCCAACCCAAACATTTCTAAAGCATCCTCTCCTCCATAATCGCGAGTACGTCTAACgttatatatatttactttGCTTAGTGCTTAATTAGTAGGGTTGTTGTTGGCATTaaatattttagcatttttacaATAGATGAAATTTGTCTAATATGTGTAAACAATGGATGAACGCATGTGCAATGCATTATGCGGCCActcatatttttactttttgtcagACAGTACAATGCCCTTGGAGGAGGGACTTAAACCCTCTGCTAAAGGTAAAACTCTTTAACCTTAAGCAATCAAATTTAGTCAGCTTGCAAAAGCTGTTTTCAGCATATGATTACGACATTTTGAAATTATGAGAACGCATGTGaatgtcttgtttttctttgtagATGCAGACATGCATCCGGCTGATACGTCAGGCAGGTGAGTTGTCATGATATAcgtaactgaaaaataaatccaGCATTTTCAGGAatccacattttgttaaatgGTAATTAGATcacctttaaaaaataatttgttacattaagattatgatgttatttttcaaatcttttttttaattctctCTAAACGATGAgtagaggggaggagcctattgCTGGGCCTTCCAATTCCGAAAGACAGGGTTACTGCAGCTGCTGTCAAGTTCTGTATATCAGCGTTGAACAGGTACGTACTGTAACATGTCTCATGTTTATGAGTAGTTTCCTACTACTAGCCAATACTATTCATTACCAAATACAGATAATGCATGTTAATGGATCtgatatgtttattattataaaaactgaaagTATTGTGACattcttttgtttaaaaactaAAGACTTCATTGAGATCATTGTAACCGAGTAAACATTTTTCTCTGCAGCACATCCTGAGTGCTCAACATAGAGAAGTGGTGCGAGCTGCTCGGACTAATGTGTCTTCTGGGAGTTTGTTGGAAAGATTCCTCCAGGATGTGCTTCAGCATCATCCCCATCACTACAGTGACACACGGTATGCCTGAATGTACCCTCTGTCTGCACTGTATATCAAATGTAACTTTTTATTTACCAATAATGTACATGTTCATCCACACAcataaatgtgatttattcCATATTTCcaataattaattataatatttatctGAAACATTCTTATGTTTGCATTAAATATGAGTTATTATCATCAAATAACAGCATAGCTAATGATCCACCAATAAGCCTTAATTATATCATTGGATGTTGAAAAGAGATTAGGTGCATTTATATGCCTCTCAAGAGGGTTTAAACGCTTGACTTGACTCTGTTAATTCAGTCTCTGTTTTGTTTGAAACTATGCCTGGCATTTGTGGCTAGACAGTGACAATTGATCTTCATCTCTCTTGACTACCAAGCAATTGCCCGGTTGTGATCATAGCCTTTCTCTTGACTATTATCTATGATGGTTGTGTATTGCAGTTCTTGAACACTTGCATGATGAccagttttattcaaataaaaggCTGAAGTAGAGAAGCCAAATTTCATTTTAACAGGACGTGCATGGATGTGTTTTATACATGTAAGTATTCAAGGTCAGTCTGTTGCAACTGTTTATGTTTGCACAGTTCTCCTGTTCTTCAGCAAGGTGTATATAACTGGAAATCTGAGCGAAAAGTCAGGCAGTCTGTCTCATTTCTTCAATTATTAAAGTGTGAGTGTGACTGATGTAAATCATAAAGAGTATAAATAAGCTTTTTACTTTTATACCTCTGTTCCTTTGTAGGCCTACACATGCAGATCTGCCTTCTCTAACCACCCCACTTGTCCCAAAGGAGGAGTTCTCAGAGGTGTACTGTGGATCAGATGATGATGGTGTCTCTGTTGGGACACGTGAGGAGATGCCGTCCTCTGATGAAGAGTCCTGCCAAATGCTGCAAATTGCATCGGCTTCCCCACCAGTACCAACCGACCTTCCTGGAACTACTCAAATACAAACCACTTCTCAAATGAGAAAAAAGGTGCCTGAACCACCTCCCCCTGAAAAGTATTCCCCCACACAAGGTTTTTTGCAAAGGACTAGTGGCAGCTCTGCCAATGACCAACCACATAcatcaaaaacaacactacCTGTTCCAAAAgaactctcacaaacacaccctTCTGAACATCTCTGTGATTCAGAGGATCCACCAGTCACCAAGACCAAAGTGGTCGAACACAGAAAAGCACATAGGAAAACCAATAGGAACACAGAGGGAAGTGACTCCTCCCATGCCCTGCCAGCTACAAAGTACATTACCTCAAAGGACCAACCTGCAACCTTTAAGTCAGTGGCTGAGGAACCCACAGTGTGGATTTCATCAGTGCCACCTTGGAAAGGCCCCCATAGGGAACAAACATTCAGTCATCTATCTGACCAGATACAAGATGTGATAGAGGAGGTTATTGGAAGGTACTGTTATGGTCGCAGTCCCAAAGTTGACCAGCAGGAGGATGATGCCAACTTTCTTCTAAGTCCACAGTCTATGAGTGAATCCAAAGGCAGTGAAGAATGGGACAATGCGATACAGACAGCTTTGGGAAAAGCTAAGGGTGAGGAGAAAAATTTAGCAGAATTATTAAAAGTGCATATAAACCTTGAAGACCAAGAATACCAAACTCAGCTAGACACAGCTCTAAACACATTTGTGATGAGTATGAAAGCAGGACCAGAGGGAGCCACAGAGAGTGCCGCTGAAGAGGTATTTCCTGATCTTCCCCACGTTCCACAGTCTTTTATTGGAAAGACGTGGATGCAGGTGATGTATGAAGACGACATGAAAATTGACTCTATAGTGAAAGAGTTACAACAAGGTCAGTTCCGTTGCTATTTTGACAGTGACTCCTTGGCTAGGTTTGGGAAACACTGtaagaaaagaagaaagaacAGGAAACGAGACAAAACAGAGCAAGCAGATACTGCCGGATGCGAGCCTACAGAAATCTTACCTCTGTTGGAAAACCATGATGAAGACCTAACACATCAAGTTGTTTTGTTGAAAAGAACAAGGCAAAAAAATTATAGACAAGCATCACGTTGTCAAGTTGTAAAGGTAAGCCATGGTACACAAACCATCCCCTTAAGCTGTCCGGTGGTGCGTCCAAAATCAACACAAGAAAGAATCCCCTTGCCACACAGCCAAGAGCAATGTCATATCCCTGAAAAAACTCCTGACATGAAGACAAGACTGTGTGCATTGAAGCTTCCTGCTTCCTACTGCAAGATAATGAGTCCTCTACAGCCCAAAACGGTGGTCTATGTGCTTTCTTCTCCAGATGGGGGACAGGGGATATCCAAGCCCACCCCTGTTAAGAAAGTAGGCAGGAAGCGTAAGTCATGTGATAGCGACTTAGCCCTGAAATACAAGTACAAAAAGACACCCCTAAAGTTCTACGACCCCCTAACCAATAGGATCTTGAAGAGCCCACCGAAAGGAATGTCATCACTTCCTAATTCCAAATCACTTTCACACGTCCGACAGTTATTCCGTAGCCTCAGCCCAGATATTAACAAGGAGAGACAGGACCTGGAGCAGGGGCAGTCATCAGGAGCCTCTCGGAAGGGTCGTAATAGGAGCAGCATGGCTGATCTTTGTACCTCCACCTCAGGCTCTTGTCTAGAGGGCGGCGGCCCTTCGGAGCCTGGTTCTTCTTTGTCTAGCAGAGTCTTGTTCCCCCGCTCTTCCATGTCAAGTAGCAGTTGTTTCCTCTTGGGACACCTTAAGCCGTCTGCCTCCCACACGGATGACTCTTCCAAAGCACTTTCTCAGTCTTGCACAGGCAGTTCATATAAAGTTGGAGGGTCTGAACGAAAGGACCACCACAAAAGATCAGATGGCCAAACGCCAATCAGGCGTAGCTCACGTAGGTCTGGATCTTTGACTCCCGCCAAGAGACCATCGGTACCCCATTATAGGACCAAAAGGAAGTCTACCAAACCACAGTCCAAAGCAAAATCACAGGCCACTCTACAGCACAAGGTTAACCCCCGCATATCTGCCGAATGTAGGACATCACCCAGAAACAAGAACCCTGCTAGGGCATCTCTTAGATCATCAACTTCAAAACTGGCGATTCAGTCCGTCACTACACCATCTTcgaaaaaaatacatacaatgCTCAGTGCCAGTCAGCAGAAGAGAACAAGGGGGAGGACGGCCACTGAACATATAGCAAACTGAACGTTATCAGACACCAGCTATGAACATAAGCTgtcttcagttttttttaatgctgtATTGTTTTGCACAGTTGAATTTCAGCTGACTGTTTCAAGTTGAAGTTCATGTTTGTCTGCATCTGctcctttgtttgtttgtcataATGCGTTTTATAACTTGTAATGagtatattttttaagtttataaTGGGTATTTTTCTCAAAAGTTGATATTGATTGTTGTTAATTAAACTTTATAATGAATATCTAAGTTaagtatgtttttgcatttttaataggAGTATCTTAGCATTTTTCTCTCATTAGGTTGTGACACTGTagtctttaaaatattaatgctaGCAAATGCGAAACCTATGCTTATGTCAGCAATACACATATAGGCTACACCACCCGGAGACTGGTAAAGTAAAGGAGTAGTGGGAGGAATGACAGGAAACTAATagatataaaatgaatatacatgtataaacTGCTTCACTAAAATCCAAGACTACTCACAAATATAAAGTACagcatttaatttatgttctcAAATGGCTGTACTTGGGGGGGAAAGTCTAACGTTTTAacttactaaaacatttttattttagggtttgggtaaGTCAATCGTATCTCTATTTTGCCTAATCTATTTGCAATAAAAGTTAATGGCAATCCCCAATTAACCAGCGAAACTGAGTGTGTGCGCAAAGTGAGGATGGCCTGACGCGTCAGCGCAGCAGAAGCGGATGTGCTGCGCAGGCGCACTGCTTTCCTTACGGTGCGAGATGCTTGGCCACCGCCTTCCATCCATCCGCGCTGCCACCCCTTCGCCTTCTTCCTAGTCCTCCCCACCCCTCAGCATCCCGACCGCGTTACCCACCC
The Triplophysa rosa linkage group LG7, Trosa_1v2, whole genome shotgun sequence genome window above contains:
- the zdbf2 gene encoding DBF4-type zinc finger-containing protein 2, whose protein sequence is MPLEEGLKPSAKDADMHPADTSGRGEEPIAGPSNSERQGYCSCCQVLYISVEQHILSAQHREVVRAARTNVSSGSLLERFLQDVLQHHPHHYSDTRPTHADLPSLTTPLVPKEEFSEVYCGSDDDGVSVGTREEMPSSDEESCQMLQIASASPPVPTDLPGTTQIQTTSQMRKKVPEPPPPEKYSPTQGFLQRTSGSSANDQPHTSKTTLPVPKELSQTHPSEHLCDSEDPPVTKTKVVEHRKAHRKTNRNTEGSDSSHALPATKYITSKDQPATFKSVAEEPTVWISSVPPWKGPHREQTFSHLSDQIQDVIEEVIGRYCYGRSPKVDQQEDDANFLLSPQSMSESKGSEEWDNAIQTALGKAKGEEKNLAELLKVHINLEDQEYQTQLDTALNTFVMSMKAGPEGATESAAEEVFPDLPHVPQSFIGKTWMQVMYEDDMKIDSIVKELQQGQFRCYFDSDSLARFGKHCKKRRKNRKRDKTEQADTAGCEPTEILPLLENHDEDLTHQVVLLKRTRQKNYRQASRCQVVKVSHGTQTIPLSCPVVRPKSTQERIPLPHSQEQCHIPEKTPDMKTRLCALKLPASYCKIMSPLQPKTVVYVLSSPDGGQGISKPTPVKKVGRKRKSCDSDLALKYKYKKTPLKFYDPLTNRILKSPPKGMSSLPNSKSLSHVRQLFRSLSPDINKERQDLEQGQSSGASRKGRNRSSMADLCTSTSGSCLEGGGPSEPGSSLSSRVLFPRSSMSSSSCFLLGHLKPSASHTDDSSKALSQSCTGSSYKVGGSERKDHHKRSDGQTPIRRSSRRSGSLTPAKRPSVPHYRTKRKSTKPQSKAKSQATLQHKVNPRISAECRTSPRNKNPARASLRSSTSKLAIQSVTTPSSKKIHTMLSASQQKRTRGRTATEHIAN